In Saimiri boliviensis isolate mSaiBol1 chromosome 12, mSaiBol1.pri, whole genome shotgun sequence, one genomic interval encodes:
- the EIF4EBP2 gene encoding eukaryotic translation initiation factor 4E-binding protein 2 — protein sequence MSSSAGSSHQPSQSRAIPTRTVAISDAAQLPHDYCTTPGGTLFSTTPGGTRIIYDRKFLLDRRNSPMAQTPPCHLPNIPGVTSPGTLIEDSKVEVNNLNNLNNHDRKHAVGDDAQFEMDI from the exons ATGTCCTCGTCCGCCGGCAGCAGCCACCAGCCCAGCCAGAGCCGCGCCATCCCCACTCGCACCGTGGCCATCAGCGACGCCGCGCAGCTACCTCATGACTATTGCACCACGCCCGGGGGGACGCTCTTCTCCACCACACCGGGAG GAACTCGAATCATTTATGACAGAAAGTTTCTGTTGGATCGTCGCAATTCTCCCATGGCTCAGACTCCACCCTGCCATCTGCCCAATATCCCAGGAGTCACCAGCCCTGGCACCTTAATTGAAGACTCCAAAGTAGAAGTAAACAATTTGAACAACTTGAACAATCATGACAGGAAACATGCAGTTG GGGATGATGCTCAGTTTGAGATGGACATCTGA